Proteins found in one Lutimonas zeaxanthinifaciens genomic segment:
- a CDS encoding PKD domain-containing protein has protein sequence MVQLNAQYATADFSSSNLITDGLNAPGRMAIDSNDDIYVIDAIEKNIVKYDVQGNSLGTINTEFIPLSVAINNKDQLFAGDQTTGTIYTVDSNGSKSEFYTGLSFPASMVFGLDNILYVIDSHQKKVVGLNVSGNLVNEFTYSTFTFPTGIAFDKQNNHIIVSEHGGVGEDVQTCGGGSMSWGTTGPLTTIYIFDIEGNLINDFGCFGTKNGLFHRIQGITVGACGNIYAVDPYLGRVSVFDDNGNYITKFGQQGDSMGEFNLPLDIVFTSDNQAVVSSMNKGNLDVFSINNVLPTATITSTDQTICANSEATVTINFTGNGPWTFNYTVDGANPVEITTDQAVYDLTVSNEGLYEVSSLVDTNGIAGTCFTGATNIKVDELPTATFSAAEISICGTVETGVDVQFTGLAPWTFTYTIDGLNPIEISTTESLYTIPAEQSGIYEILSLTDAGCSVVNLIEKTDVLIFAMPTATITNESDIAFFNPGEFADITIAFTGTAPYTFTYSRGSGIVEEFTITTNENPYTLSVNEIGVYEILDISDLYCSNMNWQGYIDVLHNTLPNATIPTTSICENESEGFPIYFTGSPPWTFTYTIDGLNPVEITTSNNPYLLAPSSSGVYELVSFYDSKNTMGTVSGSATVYPEVTADYVYEVANYDVKFINNSENADSHNWDFGDGNFSSEESPTHTYDSSGYYTVVYTATNENCGTSEFTETIEVIGNVLSIDGKFKDNPVSFYPNPSNGDFTIKITPPDPIVGNIRITITSSQGQTIYTEDFNPIFAVSYEGSIYKEIHLNYFNKGIYIVNVASDNFAGNAKLILKD, from the coding sequence ATGGTTCAATTGAATGCACAGTATGCAACAGCCGACTTTAGTTCTTCAAACTTGATAACTGATGGACTAAATGCACCAGGGAGAATGGCAATCGACTCTAATGACGATATTTATGTTATTGATGCAATAGAAAAGAATATTGTTAAATATGATGTTCAGGGAAATTCTTTGGGTACAATTAATACTGAATTTATACCCTTATCCGTTGCTATTAACAATAAAGATCAATTATTTGCAGGAGACCAAACGACAGGAACAATATACACAGTAGATTCCAATGGATCCAAATCAGAATTCTACACAGGCTTAAGTTTTCCTGCTTCCATGGTATTTGGCCTGGATAATATTCTATATGTAATTGACAGCCATCAAAAAAAGGTGGTCGGCTTGAATGTTTCCGGAAATTTAGTTAATGAATTTACGTATAGCACCTTTACTTTTCCAACCGGGATCGCATTTGACAAACAAAACAATCACATTATAGTCTCTGAGCACGGTGGTGTTGGTGAAGACGTTCAAACTTGTGGAGGAGGATCTATGTCCTGGGGAACCACAGGCCCTTTAACTACCATCTATATTTTTGACATTGAAGGAAATTTAATTAACGACTTTGGTTGTTTTGGAACAAAAAATGGCCTTTTTCATAGGATTCAAGGAATTACTGTTGGAGCCTGCGGAAATATATACGCAGTTGATCCCTATCTGGGACGTGTAAGTGTATTTGATGATAATGGAAATTACATCACCAAATTTGGTCAGCAAGGTGATAGCATGGGAGAATTTAATTTACCCCTGGATATTGTTTTTACCTCCGATAACCAGGCTGTTGTTTCGTCAATGAACAAAGGGAACTTAGACGTGTTTTCCATCAACAATGTTTTACCAACAGCTACTATTACAAGTACCGATCAAACTATTTGCGCGAATTCTGAAGCAACCGTGACCATCAATTTTACCGGAAACGGGCCCTGGACTTTCAACTATACGGTTGATGGAGCAAATCCTGTCGAAATCACAACAGATCAAGCTGTTTATGATCTTACCGTTTCTAATGAAGGACTGTATGAAGTATCATCACTCGTAGATACGAATGGCATTGCTGGAACCTGTTTTACCGGAGCAACCAACATAAAGGTAGATGAGCTCCCTACCGCGACATTTTCAGCAGCAGAAATTTCAATATGTGGAACTGTCGAAACAGGAGTTGATGTGCAATTTACAGGATTAGCACCCTGGACTTTTACCTACACTATTGACGGGTTAAATCCTATTGAAATTTCTACAACCGAAAGTTTGTATACGATTCCGGCTGAACAGTCCGGAATCTATGAAATCTTGTCTCTAACCGATGCGGGATGCTCGGTAGTCAACCTTATAGAAAAAACTGATGTTCTTATATTCGCAATGCCCACTGCAACAATTACCAATGAATCGGATATTGCCTTTTTTAACCCAGGGGAATTTGCCGATATTACAATTGCATTTACCGGAACCGCGCCTTACACCTTCACATACTCACGTGGATCTGGCATCGTTGAAGAGTTTACAATTACAACGAATGAAAATCCTTATACCTTATCAGTTAATGAAATTGGTGTTTATGAAATCTTAGATATTTCAGATCTGTATTGCTCCAATATGAATTGGCAGGGATATATTGATGTTTTACACAATACTTTGCCAAATGCCACTATTCCAACGACATCGATTTGCGAAAATGAGTCTGAAGGATTTCCAATTTATTTTACAGGATCTCCTCCCTGGACTTTTACCTATACTATTGATGGTTTAAACCCCGTTGAAATAACCACTTCAAACAACCCCTATCTGTTGGCACCATCTTCTTCCGGAGTCTATGAATTGGTAAGTTTTTATGATTCGAAAAATACGATGGGAACTGTTTCAGGTTCGGCAACAGTATATCCAGAGGTAACAGCAGATTATGTATATGAAGTCGCGAATTATGATGTAAAATTTATTAATAATTCCGAGAATGCAGATTCTCATAATTGGGATTTTGGAGATGGTAATTTTTCCAGTGAAGAAAGTCCAACCCACACCTATGATAGTTCCGGATATTATACAGTGGTCTATACGGCGACTAATGAGAACTGTGGAACTTCAGAGTTTACAGAAACGATCGAAGTTATAGGAAATGTTCTTTCCATTGACGGTAAATTCAAAGATAATCCCGTTTCTTTTTATCCAAACCCTTCAAATGGTGATTTTACAATAAAAATAACTCCTCCAGATCCAATAGTTGGAAATATTCGAATTACCATTACAAGTTCACAAGGACAAACAATTTATACAGAAGATTTTAATCCAATATTTGCGGTTTCATATGAAGGCAGTATTTATAAAGAAATTCATTTGAATTATTTCAATAAAGGGATTTATATAGTCAATGTAGCATCAGATAATTTTGCAGGGAATGCGAAACTTATTTTAAAGGATTAG
- the ccsB gene encoding c-type cytochrome biogenesis protein CcsB, whose product MKKVINFLFSTRFTAILFFLFAAAMAISTFIENDYGTQSAKALVYNAWWFELIMLLFMANFIGNIKRYRLLRKEKVSVLMFHLAFVLIILGAGITRYVSYEGIMPIYEGETTNKILSDKAYIDIHIDDNQEQKAPMYEHYLFASTYGNSSNFIYNVSRFLNWLRGGNHFSIKTDFKGAPVEINYVNYIPNAFEEFQEDENGQEYLKIVESGGGGRHEHYIRSGQTLNLHNSLFSFENPTEGAINIYTLNDTLRIKAPANGEFMIMASQTKGLVVKDSVQTFNLRSLYQIAGNQFVVPQPAIKGKMALVSGNKDEHPNDMLEVEVVTSKSKQNIKLFGNSLQVSRPQMFSQDGLNFRLRYGSKQFQIPFSVKLRDFQLERYPGSMSPKSYASEITVVDGEDVFDFRIFMNHVLDHKGYRFFQSSYNDQGEVEQTFLSVNYDTAGTWTSYVGYFFLFLGLIFSLLLETTRFGSLRKRLKTLKKKKAKLLMALLLVSSIGFSQNNQSGAETESHDHDHDHEHEHVQEPADEQDTHESHSASSHESHEEQYRIIDSIIEVQTSSREHAREFGKLVIQDEGGRMKPVNTFASELLRKVSKKDSYKDMDANQVMLSMLTNPRAWYFVPFIYIKSENTKVRDLIGIPHDQKYARFSDLFTDRGVYKLTDEVGKAHKKKIKDKYEESILNIDGRANLLFGALGGSIFKFFPLPEDKNNKWFSFIEVRHSGFKGEDSLYVSNILPLYSGEVVEAAKTNDYSRAEEYLNSIHKFQEKYGAKVMPTQRKVELELFYNEYDIFKSLFKYYMYASLLMFIVVIINIFNDKKLIRNLINICTGIILLLFVYHTIGLGIRWYISGHAPWSNGYESMIYVSWATMFFGVIFGKRSPLTLAATTFVTSMLLMVAHWNWMDPSIGNLVPVLDSYWLMVHVAIIVASYGPFTIGMVLGMVALILYIFTTKKNKKKMNLAINEITTINEMSLTIGLVLLTIGNFLGGIWANESWGRYWGWDPKETWALISIMVYAFVLHMRLIPGLKSKYTFNMVAVFAFASILMTYLGVNHLLSGLHSYAAGESAAVPNQIWGWLVISLILSILAYYKFKKYYKKKAKK is encoded by the coding sequence ATGAAAAAAGTTATTAATTTTTTGTTTTCAACGCGTTTTACCGCGATCTTATTTTTCCTTTTTGCAGCCGCCATGGCAATCTCAACATTCATTGAGAATGACTATGGTACACAATCAGCCAAGGCCCTTGTATACAATGCGTGGTGGTTTGAGTTGATCATGTTGCTTTTTATGGCCAACTTTATTGGAAATATAAAGCGATACAGGCTGTTACGAAAAGAGAAGGTTTCAGTTTTGATGTTTCATCTTGCTTTTGTCCTGATTATTCTTGGGGCAGGGATTACCCGATACGTCAGTTATGAGGGCATCATGCCCATTTATGAAGGAGAGACCACCAATAAGATTTTATCGGATAAGGCGTATATCGATATTCATATAGATGATAATCAGGAGCAGAAAGCTCCGATGTATGAGCACTATTTGTTTGCTTCGACCTATGGAAACAGTAGTAATTTTATTTATAATGTATCAAGATTTTTGAATTGGCTCAGGGGTGGAAATCATTTTTCGATCAAGACAGATTTTAAAGGCGCTCCGGTTGAGATCAATTATGTTAACTATATCCCAAATGCTTTTGAAGAGTTTCAAGAGGATGAAAATGGACAGGAATATCTTAAAATAGTTGAATCCGGTGGAGGAGGAAGACACGAGCATTACATAAGATCAGGGCAGACACTCAATTTACATAATTCTCTTTTCTCTTTTGAAAATCCAACGGAAGGTGCTATCAATATTTACACTTTAAATGATACCCTGAGAATAAAAGCACCGGCCAATGGAGAATTTATGATCATGGCCAGCCAGACTAAAGGGTTGGTTGTTAAAGATTCCGTTCAAACCTTTAACCTGAGATCCTTATATCAGATTGCCGGAAATCAGTTTGTTGTTCCCCAACCAGCCATAAAAGGAAAAATGGCTTTGGTTTCAGGAAATAAGGATGAGCACCCAAATGATATGTTAGAGGTTGAGGTCGTAACCAGTAAGTCTAAGCAAAATATTAAACTCTTTGGTAATAGCTTACAAGTGTCTCGTCCTCAAATGTTTTCTCAGGACGGGTTAAATTTCAGGTTGAGATATGGATCAAAACAGTTTCAGATTCCTTTTTCGGTGAAGTTAAGGGATTTTCAATTGGAAAGATACCCCGGTTCAATGAGCCCAAAATCATATGCCAGTGAAATTACGGTTGTTGACGGAGAGGATGTTTTTGATTTCAGGATTTTTATGAACCATGTTCTTGATCATAAGGGCTACCGATTTTTTCAGTCCAGCTATAATGATCAGGGTGAAGTAGAGCAGACCTTTTTATCTGTTAATTACGATACGGCGGGAACCTGGACTTCTTATGTGGGTTATTTCTTCTTGTTTTTAGGCCTTATTTTTTCTTTGTTACTGGAAACTACACGATTTGGATCCTTGAGAAAAAGATTGAAAACCCTAAAGAAAAAGAAGGCAAAACTCTTAATGGCTCTTCTGCTTGTTTCATCAATTGGATTTTCGCAGAATAATCAGAGTGGTGCAGAGACAGAATCACATGATCACGACCATGATCATGAGCATGAACATGTTCAGGAACCTGCAGATGAGCAGGACACTCACGAATCGCATAGTGCATCCAGCCATGAATCTCATGAAGAACAATACAGGATCATTGACTCAATCATTGAGGTGCAGACAAGCAGCAGAGAACATGCTAGAGAATTTGGTAAGCTCGTGATCCAGGATGAGGGAGGAAGGATGAAACCTGTAAATACCTTTGCCTCGGAATTATTGAGAAAGGTCAGCAAAAAGGATAGTTATAAAGACATGGATGCAAATCAGGTGATGCTGTCTATGTTGACAAATCCTCGAGCCTGGTATTTTGTGCCTTTTATCTACATCAAAAGTGAGAATACCAAAGTAAGAGATCTTATAGGTATTCCACATGACCAGAAATATGCGCGTTTTTCTGATTTATTTACGGATCGTGGCGTTTATAAGTTAACAGATGAGGTTGGAAAGGCGCATAAAAAGAAAATAAAGGATAAGTACGAAGAAAGTATTTTGAATATTGACGGAAGAGCCAATCTGTTATTCGGTGCGCTTGGAGGATCCATATTTAAGTTTTTCCCCCTACCAGAGGATAAGAATAATAAATGGTTTTCATTTATCGAGGTCAGACATTCAGGTTTTAAAGGAGAAGATTCTCTTTATGTGAGCAATATTCTTCCGCTTTATTCGGGTGAAGTAGTAGAGGCCGCAAAAACCAATGATTATTCAAGAGCTGAGGAATATCTGAACAGCATACATAAATTCCAAGAAAAATACGGTGCTAAAGTAATGCCTACCCAAAGAAAAGTTGAACTTGAATTGTTTTATAATGAGTATGATATTTTCAAGTCACTTTTTAAGTATTATATGTACGCCAGTTTACTCATGTTCATCGTGGTGATCATCAATATTTTTAATGATAAAAAATTAATTCGTAATCTGATAAATATCTGTACCGGAATCATCTTGCTTCTTTTCGTTTACCATACCATAGGTTTGGGGATCAGATGGTATATTTCAGGCCATGCGCCCTGGAGCAACGGCTATGAATCGATGATCTATGTGTCCTGGGCGACTATGTTCTTTGGAGTGATTTTTGGAAAAAGATCTCCGCTTACACTTGCTGCAACAACATTTGTGACTTCGATGTTGCTGATGGTGGCACACTGGAACTGGATGGACCCTTCTATTGGAAACCTCGTACCTGTACTTGATTCTTACTGGTTAATGGTTCATGTGGCCATTATCGTTGCAAGTTACGGGCCTTTTACCATTGGAATGGTGCTTGGTATGGTGGCTTTGATCCTGTATATTTTTACGACCAAGAAGAATAAGAAAAAAATGAATCTGGCCATAAACGAGATCACTACGATCAATGAAATGTCCCTGACCATTGGGTTGGTGCTATTGACCATCGGAAACTTCCTTGGAGGTATCTGGGCAAATGAAAGCTGGGGAAGATACTGGGGCTGGGACCCGAAAGAAACCTGGGCACTGATCAGTATTATGGTATATGCCTTTGTTCTCCATATGCGACTGATTCCTGGATTGAAGAGTAAGTACACTTTTAATATGGTTGCTGTATTTGCATTTGCCTCGATTTTGATGACATACCTGGGTGTGAATCATTTACTTTCAGGTTTACATTCTTATGCTGCAGGGGAATCTGCCGCTGTTCCGAATCAAATTTGGGGGTGGTTGGTTATATCGTTGATTTTAAGTATTTTAGCATATTATAAGTTTAAGAAATATTACAAGAAAAAAGCAAAAAAATAA
- a CDS encoding glutathione peroxidase — protein MKKSVLGIFFILLALGACKKESGAKHSTEVIKEETANQVTETIYQFQVEDLYGEAFDFSNLKGKKIMVVNTASECGLTPQYAELQKLYDTYKDQNFVIVGFPANNFGGQEPGTNKEIATFCKENYGVTFPMMSKISVKGADMHEVYHFLTEKSKNGLQDSEVSWNFQKYLLNEKGELAMVLKPQTLPTDPKVVDWIETK, from the coding sequence ATGAAAAAATCAGTTTTAGGGATTTTCTTTATCCTGTTGGCACTTGGGGCTTGCAAGAAAGAATCCGGCGCTAAGCACAGTACAGAAGTAATAAAAGAAGAAACAGCGAACCAGGTAACTGAAACAATTTATCAGTTTCAGGTGGAGGACCTTTACGGGGAAGCATTTGACTTTTCAAATTTAAAAGGAAAGAAGATCATGGTGGTTAACACGGCATCGGAATGTGGTTTGACGCCTCAATATGCTGAACTTCAAAAGTTATATGATACTTATAAAGACCAGAATTTTGTTATTGTGGGTTTCCCGGCCAATAATTTTGGTGGTCAGGAGCCAGGAACCAACAAGGAAATTGCAACGTTTTGTAAAGAAAATTACGGAGTAACTTTCCCGATGATGTCCAAGATCTCTGTAAAAGGTGCTGATATGCACGAAGTTTACCACTTTTTAACCGAAAAAAGTAAAAACGGATTACAGGATTCTGAGGTTTCCTGGAACTTTCAAAAATATTTATTAAATGAAAAAGGCGAGCTAGCCATGGTGCTGAAGCCACAAACCTTGCCAACCGATCCTAAAGTGGTTGATTGGATCGAGACCAAATAA
- the priA gene encoding replication restart helicase PriA → MPIPLQKLFTYKITEAEADFIEIGTRVAVPFGKSKIYTAVVFEKHNEEPTAYEAKEIYQILDEYPIVTKLQLDQWEWISSYYMCSLGDVLRASLPKAFLLESETLVLKRTDFDREEILNDEEYLIWEALEQESKLKIHDISKILDKKGVLSVINGLLAKDAIEVKEEIFEQYRPKYVKYADLTSRYQSEQELHQLLDGLGRAPKQREILLNFFQLKRGKKEPVLLKELREKSRASSVVIKRLVDKGIFEIIEVREDRVSFETESRPIHELNDWQLDALRKIKGVFKEKEVCLLHGVTSSGKTEIYTHLIADTLKKGKQILYLLPEIALTTHIISRLQLFFGDHISVFHSRYSVDERVEVWNNLLSNSDKAQIILGARSSVLLPFSNLGLIIVDEEHESSFKQFEPAPRYHARDTAILLGKLHNANVVLGSATPSIETFYNVKQNKYGYVRLDRRYGDVMLPEIELVDIKEKHRKKLMKGHFSDRLLKLMEEALLEKEQIILFQNRRGYSPVVECSTCGVAPQCPNCDVSLTYHKFNNELKCHYCGYHQGLPRTCPACENPTLDTKGFGTEQIELELQELFPGSNIARMDLDTTRGKYSYQKLLKSFHEREIDILVGTQMLTKGLDFKNVTLVGVLNADNLLNFPDFRAHERTYQLMVQVSGRAGRDQKRGKVAIQSFNPYHQILQQVTTHDYLGMYEDQMNERHQFSYPPLMRLIRIMLKHKDLIKVDSAANWMGKSLQNSFGDQVLGPTSPSIGRIRNKYIKTMLIKLPANKSLKAPKHLISKIRDSFMSISEFRSVQVIVDVDCY, encoded by the coding sequence TTGCCCATTCCTCTTCAAAAGTTATTTACCTATAAAATTACGGAGGCAGAGGCGGATTTTATCGAAATCGGCACGAGGGTGGCCGTTCCTTTTGGCAAATCAAAGATATATACGGCAGTAGTTTTTGAAAAGCACAATGAGGAGCCTACTGCCTATGAGGCAAAGGAAATTTACCAGATTCTTGACGAATATCCGATAGTAACCAAGTTACAACTGGATCAATGGGAATGGATTTCATCCTATTATATGTGTTCTCTGGGGGATGTTTTGCGCGCAAGCCTGCCCAAGGCTTTTTTACTCGAAAGTGAAACCCTGGTGTTGAAAAGAACCGATTTTGATCGTGAAGAAATTCTGAACGATGAAGAATACCTGATCTGGGAGGCCTTGGAACAGGAATCTAAATTAAAGATCCACGACATAAGTAAGATACTGGATAAAAAGGGCGTATTATCCGTAATCAACGGTTTGTTGGCCAAAGATGCCATTGAGGTCAAGGAAGAAATTTTTGAGCAGTACCGACCTAAATATGTAAAGTATGCCGACCTGACTTCCCGATACCAGTCTGAACAAGAATTACACCAATTGCTTGATGGCCTTGGAAGAGCTCCGAAACAGCGAGAAATACTCCTGAATTTTTTCCAGTTGAAGCGTGGAAAGAAAGAACCCGTTTTGCTGAAAGAGTTAAGAGAAAAAAGCCGGGCCTCATCTGTAGTTATAAAAAGACTTGTAGATAAGGGAATTTTTGAAATTATTGAAGTCAGAGAGGACCGTGTTTCGTTTGAGACAGAATCACGACCCATTCATGAATTAAATGATTGGCAATTAGACGCATTAAGAAAAATAAAAGGAGTTTTTAAAGAAAAAGAAGTTTGTTTGTTGCACGGGGTGACTTCAAGCGGTAAAACTGAGATCTACACCCATCTGATCGCTGATACGCTTAAAAAAGGAAAACAGATTCTCTACCTGCTTCCTGAAATAGCATTAACTACCCATATCATAAGCCGATTACAGCTGTTTTTCGGTGATCATATTTCTGTTTTTCATTCCAGATATTCTGTTGATGAAAGGGTAGAGGTATGGAACAATTTATTGAGTAATTCGGACAAGGCTCAGATCATCCTTGGGGCTCGTTCTTCTGTTTTGCTTCCTTTCAGCAATTTGGGCCTGATCATTGTTGATGAAGAGCACGAATCTTCCTTTAAACAGTTTGAACCCGCACCCAGATATCACGCTCGTGATACAGCTATTTTACTGGGGAAACTGCATAATGCGAATGTAGTGTTAGGGAGTGCAACCCCATCGATTGAGACTTTCTATAACGTTAAACAAAATAAATATGGATATGTCAGGCTGGACAGGCGTTATGGCGATGTGATGCTTCCGGAAATCGAATTGGTGGATATCAAGGAAAAGCACAGAAAAAAACTAATGAAAGGTCACTTCTCTGATCGCTTGCTAAAGCTAATGGAAGAGGCATTGTTAGAAAAGGAACAGATTATCCTTTTTCAAAACCGACGGGGTTATTCGCCTGTGGTGGAATGCAGTACCTGTGGGGTCGCTCCCCAATGCCCGAATTGCGATGTGAGTTTGACCTATCATAAATTCAATAATGAATTAAAATGTCATTACTGTGGTTATCACCAAGGTCTTCCACGAACCTGTCCGGCTTGTGAAAACCCCACCCTTGACACCAAAGGATTCGGAACAGAGCAGATAGAGCTTGAACTGCAGGAATTATTTCCGGGCTCAAATATTGCGAGAATGGACCTGGATACGACCCGGGGCAAATACAGTTATCAAAAACTATTAAAATCGTTTCATGAACGAGAGATCGATATTCTGGTTGGTACTCAAATGCTGACCAAGGGACTGGATTTTAAGAATGTGACTTTGGTGGGGGTATTGAATGCCGATAATCTTTTGAACTTTCCTGATTTCAGGGCACATGAAAGGACCTATCAACTTATGGTCCAGGTTTCAGGCAGGGCCGGAAGGGATCAGAAAAGGGGTAAGGTGGCCATCCAAAGTTTTAATCCCTATCATCAGATCCTGCAACAGGTTACTACGCATGATTATCTGGGAATGTATGAAGATCAGATGAATGAACGCCATCAGTTTTCTTACCCGCCATTGATGCGGCTGATACGAATTATGCTAAAGCACAAAGATTTGATCAAAGTGGACAGTGCTGCCAACTGGATGGGGAAATCACTGCAGAATAGTTTTGGAGATCAGGTTTTAGGGCCTACAAGCCCTTCTATTGGAAGGATCAGAAATAAATATATAAAAACCATGTTGATCAAGCTTCCGGCCAATAAATCACTAAAAGCGCCCAAACACCTTATCTCAAAAATAAGGGATTCCTTTATGTCGATTTCAGAATTCCGGTCCGTTCAGGTCATTGTGGACGTGGATTGTTATTGA
- a CDS encoding sterol desaturase family protein — MTETINIPEIPNLIHYAIPFFILTLIIEIIVTSKKQMESYTFKDAAASITMGLGNVFIGLLAKAMVFGILTFVYLNFRIFTVPFVWWAWILVLFADDFCYYWFHRISHENRFFWASHVVHHSSRRYNLSTALRQTWSGSFMSFVFWLPMAVLGFHPIMILAQMSISLLYQYWIHTELIKKLPNWFEAVFNTPSHHRVHHATNPQYLDRNHAGILIIWDKIFGTFEPEVEKPVYGLVKNIDTYNPVKIAFLEWYLMLKDVVSSKTTFGNKLLYLIKPPGWKHDGTGMVSSDLRKEWVKNKKKSPDQ; from the coding sequence ATGACTGAAACAATAAACATCCCGGAAATTCCAAACCTGATACATTATGCGATTCCGTTTTTTATTCTGACGCTGATCATTGAGATCATTGTGACAAGTAAAAAACAAATGGAGTCCTATACCTTTAAAGATGCAGCGGCATCTATTACCATGGGCCTGGGCAATGTATTTATAGGCCTTCTGGCCAAAGCCATGGTTTTTGGCATACTTACATTTGTCTATCTGAATTTCAGAATATTTACAGTTCCCTTTGTCTGGTGGGCATGGATTTTGGTTCTATTTGCTGATGATTTCTGTTATTACTGGTTTCACAGGATAAGCCATGAAAATCGTTTTTTCTGGGCTTCTCATGTGGTGCACCATTCTTCACGAAGATACAACCTCAGTACTGCGCTAAGACAGACCTGGTCAGGGAGTTTTATGTCATTTGTATTTTGGCTTCCAATGGCAGTTCTGGGTTTCCATCCGATAATGATTCTGGCCCAAATGTCCATCAGTTTGCTCTATCAATACTGGATCCATACCGAACTTATTAAAAAATTGCCCAACTGGTTTGAAGCTGTTTTTAATACCCCATCTCATCATCGTGTTCACCATGCCACCAATCCTCAGTATTTAGACCGAAACCATGCAGGGATTCTGATTATTTGGGACAAAATATTCGGAACTTTTGAGCCCGAAGTAGAAAAACCGGTTTATGGGCTGGTAAAGAATATTGACACCTACAACCCGGTAAAGATTGCATTTTTAGAGTGGTACCTGATGCTTAAGGATGTGGTAAGTTCGAAAACTACTTTTGGCAACAAACTTCTCTATCTCATCAAACCACCCGGTTGGAAGCACGACGGAACCGGAATGGTATCTTCCGACCTCAGAAAGGAATGGGTAAAAAATAAAAAGAAGTCTCCGGATCAATAA